Below is a window of Banduia mediterranea DNA.
GCCGAAACTCGCCAGCGAAGCCGAAGCCTTTCTGGCGATTCCCGCGCTGCAATGGACCGACGCGGCCACGCCCTTGCTCGATCACGGGATTCGCCCGTACCAGCCACTGATCACCCGTATCGAAACCGACAGGATCAAAGCCATGGTCGACGCATCCCGGGAAGATCTCGCCCCCGCGACCGCAGCCGCCACAAGCGCAGCGGCATCGCAATCCGAGGAAATCGGCATCAATGATTTCACCCGGGTGGATCTGCGCATCGCGCGTATCGACGCCGCCGAGGCGGTGGAAGGCGCTGACAAACTGCTCAGGCTGACACTGGACGTGGGCGAGCTGGGCAAACGCCAGGTCTTCGCCGGCATCAAATCGCAGTACACACCGGAATCGCTGGTCGGGCGTTTGACCGTGGTGGTGGCCAATCTGGCACCGCGCAAGATGCGTTTCGGCCTGTCCGAAGGCATGGTGCTCGCCGCCTCCTTCGGTGACGGCAAGCCGTACATTCTGTCGCCGGACTCGGGCGCCGAGCCCGGCATGCGCGTCAAGTAAACCTCCCGGATTTCGCGTGAGTCTTGCCGACTCCATCGATGCACGGCTGCCGCAGACGCAATGCACGCGCTGCGGTTACGACGGCTGCCGCCCGTATGCGGAGGCGATCGCCAGCGGCGAGGCTCGCATCAATCAGTGTCCACCGGGCGGCGGCGAGACGATCGCGGAACTCGCGGCAATCACCGGCCAGCCGGCGCTGCCGCTGGACCCGGCTTACGGTGAGCCGGAGACGCAGCCGTTCGTGGCGCTGATCGACGAAGCGCGCTGCATCGGCTGCTACAAATGCATCCAGGTCTGCCCGGTGGACGCGATCGTCGGCGCGCCCAAGCTGATGCACACCGTAGTCGAAGCCGAGTGCACCGGCTGCGAGCTATGCCTGCCGCCGTGCCCGGTCGACTGCATCGAGTGGGTGCCGCGTCAGATCGACCCGTACCTGGGCCGCGAGCGCGCAACGCGCTCGCGGCAGCGCTTCGAGTTACGCACAGCCCGCCTGCAAGGCCAGAGCGATGAGCGCGAATCGAAACGGCGAGCGCGAACCTCGCCGTTGCGCGACGCGGCGACGATGGACGATCTGCTCGCAAGAGTCCGTGCCCGCGCCGGCAAACCCTGATTCGCCGCTGGCCGCGCGCTGGCGCAGCGCGGGGACAGTCACATAGGATTCACGGTCCCACCACCGGCACCGCCCGATGAAGAAATACCCGC
It encodes the following:
- a CDS encoding RnfABCDGE type electron transport complex subunit B, with amino-acid sequence MSLADSIDARLPQTQCTRCGYDGCRPYAEAIASGEARINQCPPGGGETIAELAAITGQPALPLDPAYGEPETQPFVALIDEARCIGCYKCIQVCPVDAIVGAPKLMHTVVEAECTGCELCLPPCPVDCIEWVPRQIDPYLGRERATRSRQRFELRTARLQGQSDERESKRRARTSPLRDAATMDDLLARVRARAGKP